The nucleotide sequence TTTCGTTTTTGTAAGATTGCTCTTTGATGGAATGCCCtctgtgtggcaggcactgtgctgggcactggcaCACGTTTATCCGCTTACTCTTTCTGTGTTCAATAAGGTAGATCCAGATATCCTTCCACTTTATAGATTAGGAAGCAGGCTGGGAGAAGAGACTTGGCTTGTCCACGAGCTGATGGTTATAAATAGCCTGTTTTGAAATCACATCTCTCTAACCTGGGCTGCACTGGGCCTTTCATGGGCCCCTTGTtccataaaaaaaataataacaattggccaggtgcggtggctcacgcctgtaatcccaggactttgggaggctgaggtgggcggataaggaggtcaggagttccagactagcctggccaacatggtgaaagtgcgtctctactaaagatacaaaaaattggctgggcgtggtggcgcacgcctgtaatctcagactcggggagtctgaggcaggagaatcgcttgaacccggaaggcggagggtgcagtgacccgagatcttgccattgtactccagcctgggtaatagggtgcgactctgtctcaaaaaaaaaaaaaaaaaattggccgagcgcagtggctcacgcctgtaatcccagcacttggggagcccgaggtgggtggatcatgaggccaggagatcgagaccatcctggctaacacggtgaaacccctctactaaaaaaaaaaaaaaaaaaaaaaaaaaaattagtctggcatggtagtgggcgtctgtagtcccagctactcgggaggctgaggcaggagaatggcatgaacctgggaggcggaatttgcagtgagctgagattgtgctactacactccagcctgggggatagagcgagactccgtctcaaaaaaaaaaaggaaaataataataaaattatattttacaactgCATTGGTATAAAGACAAGTATACtggattaaaattaatttttaaacaaaacattttagggctggctcatgtctgtctgtaatcccagagctttgggaagctgaagcaggaggactgcttgagaccaggagtttgagactagcccgcgcaacatagtgagaccctatctctccaaaaaaaaaaaaaagaaaaaactaactgggcattTTAGCAtagctgtagttccagctacttgagaagctgaggtgggaggattccttgagcccaggagttcgaggctgccatgagctatgatcatgccactattccagtctgggtgacagagttagacactgtttaaaaaaaaaaaaaaaaattaaagtaagtttttaaaaattgcaacatTTTCCTCAACCCTGaatgttcagtttttttcttctgattttcatggaaatggaaacatttttgtttgtaagCATTCGGAGCCCTCTGTTTTGTGGGAGAAAGGAGCTCAGTGTTTGACTTCAGGCTCTGCTGCTTCCTGGGTACCTAGTTCCTTGGTCCAAGCAGCCTGGATGCTCCGGGTCCCTGGGCTGCCTGGGCCAGGACAGCCACCCCAGGAGAAATGGAAATGCAGCCCCTACGGCTTGTTGGCCCGCCTGTAATGCCTTCTCTCTCACACTTTGCTCAGGGCCTGGTGTCTTTGCATGCACCAGGGCTTAGTGCCATGCTGGTGCCGGCGTGGGGAGGATGCAGGAGGACTGGCATGGGACGGGAAGCACCGCCTGGGAAGCACCACCTACTGAGGTGCTGAGAAAGTACCCTAATAACTCACACCACACTTTGCTTTCTCCTTCATCACATGATAGGATGTTCTAGGGCAATTGAGCTGTTTTCCCCTTCACCCATCAAGAAGAGATATCGGCCGTTCCCCAGTCACAATCTTTCCTAACTCAATTCAGACCCTGCTGTTGATAAGGAGGGCTGTGGCCAGCCCGGGCTACCCACTTCCCAGACTCCCCTGCTCCGCCTTCCGCCCCCGAGGCTGTGCACCATGTGCAGTGTCTGGTCCCCAATAATGAGATTAGTCCTGGTCGCCTTTTAATAAAAAACagtgggtgtggggagggagagtgaTGCTTGGCTCAGTGAAGCTTTGTGGGCCATGCTGTCCTTAATGTGCTTATTCCATTAAGTGGAGTCTGGCTGCAGGTGGGGTGAGTGGGTGGGGACAAGGGTGACTCTCACAGCTCTAAGCTCCAGAAACTGCCAGAGATCTATCACTCTCATCCTGAGCTCTCACAGAGGAAGGCAAGTGACTGTGTGAGGGGCTACATGAGCCCCCTCTGGTTGCAGGGTTCTGGTCTGCAGGGCAGCGGAGCCCTTGGGGGTGGAGAGTGGCAACTTCCAGGCCTTGAAGCTGCTGCCCACAGTTCTGCTCTGAGAACACAGAGGGCCCAAGAACAGCCAGTGTCCCAGGgctgcccagtgaggagggaaGGGTGAGAGAGTATTCTTGCTGTCAAGACTGGGAAATGAGAGCCACGATTCAAAGGCTTGCTTCCTAGGGAGTAAATCTCACCCGATGTCCAGGTGTGCAAATGCAGCAGACACATTTGTGGGTGGGTCAGATTCTGTCCAGAGATATCAGAATGTCTATTCCTGTACACCCCCACCTCTGGCATGGGACACAGCCCTTCCCTGCACACAAATGGGTTGTCAATTACGTCCAATGAATGGCCTCCTGAGAGCCCTGTTAGGGAAGGGATTATCTGCTCATCTCCTGTAAAGCACAGAGCCACACTCAGAACCTATGGACCGCGATCGCCTGCAGGCCAGCCACGGGCTTTCCCGTCATCCTCACACTTAGACTTTGAAGCCTCGCCTTTGAATCGGAAGCAGGCCTCTGTCATTCCAGAGGCCCCTGTTCATCTCTGGCTTCCTTCCAGATGACCAGGGGCCCCGGGTCCCTGGGCTGCCTGGGCCAGGACAGCCGCCTTAGGAGCAAATGGAAATGCAGCTTCCGTGGCTTGTTTGCCTTCCTGTAACCCCTTCCCTCTCACCTTCGGTCAGGGCCTGCTGTCTTGCACGCACCAGTGCTTAGTGCCATGGTGAAACCGAGGCGGGGAGGACGCAGGAGGACTGGCACAGGAGGGGGGGCACCGCCCCGGGAGCTTCCCCTGCGTCAAAGCAGCTTCCTCAGTGAGCTCCAACACAGATCCTTGCTGACTTCAGTCTGGAAAGCCTGACAGTGCCACCCTAGTTCCTGGGCCTTGGAAAGGCCAAAGCCACGAGCAGGCAGCCACTGTTTCACAGGAGAGCTAGAGACGCTGTTGCCCACAGACATCAAAGCAGGGGTGCCGTCTTCCGTGTGCACATTGGTACGGGTCTTGGAGGCCCAGATTAGCTCCTGGCTTGAACTTATATCACCCTTACCTGAAAATCTGCGTCTGCACCGCTCATGTGCACgccccttgagggcagggaccaggcCCCCTCTGTGTGGCCCCAGCACTTGGCCGAGTGCAGGCGCGTGTGGGTCGAGTTGAGCTGCTATTTGCCGATGGGAATTTGGGGGCATGTCGCTTGTCCTCgttgagcctccatttcctggcCTGTCAAACTGGGGCAATGCTCCTGTTATCCACACAGTGTCATTTAAGGGTGACATGAGAGATGGCATGAAGTACCCAGCATAGGGCAGGTGCTTACAGGCTGTGGGGTCCCCACCCTACTGACACACCAAGCACACGTCTGCCCTGCCATGATGGGGAGCAAACAACTTTAGGGTTCCAACTCCCCGGGAGGCCAGGCCGGGCATTTCACCGTAGGATGTTGAAGCCGCAGGCAGTCGTCACTGCGAGAAGAGAGCCTGGCTCTGAGGTCCGCTGTCTCCTGGGCAGCctggtgggaaggaaggagtTGGCAGCGGCCCCTCACTCTGCCGGCCTCTCCTGCCCTTTGTACTCCACGAGGCGCGAGGAAGTTGCCAGGTCTCCCAGCAGAGGGAGGGGTGATGTCCCCTCTCTTCTTCCTAATTTGTTGCTAATCAGATTCTGCTTGCAGCCGGGCTCTCTGGGGATGAATCTAATAAAGGAGGCGGCGACCTGGAGAGGACAGACGACAAGTGACCGGGGGGGACAGCACTTCTTTTAGTACATTTTCCTGTTAGACTCAGAGTATTAGAGACCCAAGGATTCCCAAGGAGGATCGAGAGCGTCCCTGCCTTTGAGGAGCAGACAGGACACTGCCAGGGTAAGGAGGCTCCGGGAGAGCCTGGGGACAAAGTGGTCTGCCCACCGTGGTGTCTGGGGAGTGGAGGCAGGGGTGTGGGGTCCGCAGCAGCAAGCCAGGCTAGACCGTGTCCTTGGATTCTGTGAGCCCAGGCGTCTCCCCTAGAGGGCCTAGTAGGAACAGTGGGGGCTGCAGATGGAAACGGGCAGGATCATGCCAGGCAGCTGGCATTTCACTGGCACTCGGGGCCTCTTGCGCAGGGGACAGCATGACCTTGGGAGCTGGCTTTGTCCCTGGTGCATCTGTCACATTGAAGAGAGAGAAGCTGCAGGCCCTGACTTGGGTGTGGCAGTGAGGATGCTCAGGAGAGAAGTGAGGGGAGGGGCCCCAGCATGCGGCGACCTGGGCAGCCTTCTGTGGAGGAGCTGAGGTGTCACCTGGGCCTGGAAGAAGGGCAGCCCCACTAGCTAGTGGGGAGGGCATGAGATAATTTGGTGACGACGGGAGAGGAGGTGACTTGGAATGAGCTGAGTTTGAACATCTGTGGGATCCAGGTAGAGATGAATAGTGAATGTCAGAAATGGGGCGTGAATTTGGGGTGGTGGGGACAGAACTGACACCCCTGTAGGTGACAGATAAAGACAGAGGCAGGAGCTCCAAAAATAGGATTTATTGTTGGCTGGGGCTTCTGGAATCCTGTATTCCCGTCCACCCTGGGAATGTGGACTGGGGCTGTGTTTCTGGGAGATGATGTGACGGAATGTGTCAGAAATCTAAAACAGAACCTAGCCCTTGTTTCAGGATTCCCTGCAGAGAAGTTTGCAAACATGGCCACATCCTGTTGTTTATTTGGTGGAAAACTGAAAGCTAGCTAAATGCTGAGCAATGGGAACTAGTTGGCTAAAAAATGGCCGTGCAATGCAAGAGTGTGAGGTTACGAAAATGATGATGTGGGCGCATATCCATTGACACAAACATCCATGTGTGCTACGCCCTCAGTTAAAAAGCAGGTGAGAACATGGCACGATCCTGCTTCTATAAAAGGATTCATATGTGTTTTTTAGGAAGAAGTTGTGTGAGGATATAGATCAAGTGCTGATGGCCtgtcattttaccttttttgctGATCCATattctgtggtgtgtgtggattattaacacacacacatcctttttttaatcagaaaaaaaaatttttttgagacagagtctcattatatcacccaggctggaatacagtggcgcaatcttggcccactgcaaactctgcctccctggctcaagggattctagtgcctcagcctcccgagtagctgggattacaggtgtgagccaccatgcccggctaatttttgtagttttagtagagatggggtttcaccatgttgtggctggtcttgaactcctggcctcaggtgatccacttgccttggcctccccaggtgctgattataggtgtgagccaccacgcctggcccacacaCCCCCTCCCCGTTAATGGTGGAGTTGCCAACAGTTGTCTGATGTGGTGAGAGAACTGGAGAGCAGAGAAGGAGCCCATCCCTGGGAGGGActgaaaaccagctcctgggCACTGCAGGGCAGAGCGTGTGCCGGGTACGAAGGGGGTCAGTGGTCCTGTGCTGGCCACTGTCCCCCTAGTTCTGATACAGTTGCTGCCAGGAGAGGCTGGACTGTGTCGAGGGGCCAGTGGGGAACTGTCCGGGGCGGGTGGGGGGCAGCAGCAGTGCTCTGGGGTCTGCTTGTGGTGGCCATGGTGGTGGCCATGGTGGTGGCAGTTGCAGTGGCAACTGTGGGCCATGGCGGCACTTTTCCGTGGCGCACAGGCCGCTGTCAGGTGAAGGGAGAGCAGGTGAGGCCATGCTTGTTCTCCTCCTGCCgcctctcctcccatccccagCTGCTGGGTGCTCTCCTGCCTGGCACGAGGCTGTGCAGGCACTGGGCACTCCCTTGGGCTCCTAGCAGGGCCTTCTCATTCCTGTTTCCCTAGGAACCACCGGCTCTCCTTTCCTCCTGGAGGGTCACGTGGGGTGGAGCACCAGGGACAGCCCTGCTGCGCTCTACCCAGCCCCCTCATAGGCCTTGTTTCTGGGGGCCTTCAGTTTTGGAAACCTCACCTGAGCGCCCCTCTAGAGTGCGGATCCTCCCCGCCCCCTGCTTGGAGGGGAAGCGCCCTTTCCCTGTGTGTGGCACAGTCAGGGCACTTCTATTCTGCAGGCGCGATatgggggggggggttgggggagcgGGGCTGGCTCTcctgggtgtggggtggggaagcCTCCTCATCGCCAGCTTGGAGTTAAAAAccgggctaggggagggagactTCCCATTTCTCCCCAGATATATTTCATGATGCGTCTGGAGAAAAGGTGTGACCagtcccttccttcccttcaaggAGCGCGCTCGCCTGTGTAACTCACCTGTAAAGCCCACCCAGGGAAGGCCAGGGCctcatgaaacagaaaagaaagccagGCACTGGGCCCTTGCGCTCACTAGAACTTGGGGTGTCTTTCCTTGCCCCTTCACCGCATATGGAACTCCTGGTGTCGTGTCCCAGGTCACGCCTATCCCTGTGGGGAGGCTGGGCCCCCCCTCAGCCACTCCTGAGATTTGGGACCTCTGCCCGTGGATGATGGGTGGGAAGGAGCTTGGGGGTGGGAGAGCGAGGGCTGCTTCCAGCAAGAGCCTGGGGTGAGGGTGGCGGGGCACCATGGGGGTAGCTGCGCCGCATCTCAGGGCGGTGTAGTGCACATCTTGCAGGGGGACATGTGTATCTCAGGGGGGCTGCTCGCATCGGGGTGCCGTGTGCATCTCGGGGGGGCTGCATGCATCTAGGGGGACTTGCGCATCTCGGGGTGCTGTGCGCATCTAGCGGGGGTGGCTGTGCGCATCTAGCGGGGGTGGCTGTGCGCATCTGGAGGGGGCTGTGCGCAACCTGGGGGGGGGTGTTGCGCGCAGCTAGCTGGGGTGGCTGTGTGCATTTCGGGGGGGGCTGTGTGCATTTCAGGGGGGCTGTAGGTATCTGGGGGGACCGTGCTCATCTCCGGGGGCGGCTGTGCGCATCTCGTGGGGGGGGGGAGCTGTGCGCATCTTGGGGGTGTGCACATCTCGGGGGGCCTGTGCGCATCTTGGGGGCTGTGCACATCTGCGGGGGCTGTGTGCATCTCAAGGGCTCTGTGCACATCTCGTGGTGCTGTGTGCTGCTCCTCTGAGCTTTGCTCTTTCTTGCAGCGTTTGCCTCAGCATGGAGGGCGGGGCCGCGGCATCCACCCCCGCAGCGCTGCCTTACTACGTGGCCTTCTCCCAGCTGCTGGGCCTGACCTTGGTGGCCATGACTGGCGCTTGGCTCGGGTTGTACCGAGGCGGCATTGCCTGGGAGAGCGACCTGCAGTTCAACGCGCACCCCCTCTGCATGGTCATAGGCCTCGTCTTCCTGCAGGGAGATGGTGAGTCCCGTGGGCCGCTCCTCTCGGCCCGGGCTTGTGGGGTCCCTGAGAGGCAGTTTGCAGGGGTCTTGTCACCCCTGCGGTCTCTTCTGGTTGGACAAATCTAAGATTCTAGAAAAGACAGACAGAAGCTGGTTCAGAGCCTGGGGAGATGGAATCCAAACCCAGGCTCTGAGGTTGGTGGGTGGCAGCTCCTCTCCAGCCTGGCCCAGCATTTTCACCTCGTTTCCACGCACAGCATCCAAGGCAGGCGCTTCATGCTGCAGAGGGAAAGGAATGGGGCCCCGAACCAGGCCCTGCTGCAGGGGTGGTTTGaactgagggaaaaaaagtaaGCACATGTGAGAGTTTGTATGCGTGTGTGCGCATGCGCCTATGTGTTGTTGGTCTTGGACTTGGCAGAGCTAGAGGCCTCCCCCTGGGGCAGGAGCAAGGCAGTGCTTGGCCTCCACCTGCCTCCAGGCCAGGTATCCTGGAAGCTGAATCTGCATCTGGTTGACCGGCTTTTCCTAGAGGTGGTCCTGGTGACAGCCACCCCTGAGCAGCAGAAAGCTAAGAGGCATTCCTCACGTGACCTGGCCTTGCCCACCTCTTCTGGAAGTGGGAGATCAGGCTGGTATCACAAGGTTCTGCTTGGGAGCCAGAGTGGGATGATCTGCCCAGGCTTAGGTGGGGGCCTGTGTGAGGAGCCACGTGGCTAACAGGTCAACTCAGGCTGCTTGTTGCCTCAGTGTGACCAACAGTGGACCTCAAACACAGCCTGGAATTTGCAGGACACCTGACAAGAagatgggtggggtggggtggggtgtctGCTGGGCCGGGCAGCTCCTTTAGGTGGGGACGAGGGCAGAGGCGCCGCCTTCACTGCCTCTCCTggtggtggggactgtggtacAGTCTCCCGCCCTGCCCTCTTTGAGTGTGCACAGTTGGGGGAggttggagggtgggggaggagtGTTAAGGTGCACACAGCCTTAGGTGCCCTCAGAGAAGGCCAGGGGCTGCCCAGGGTCCCCAGGGAACCTGGCTTTCTCCTCCAGTTCCTGCAGCTAGGCTCCTGCTGCAAGCTGTCAGCTCACATCACCTCGCCACCAAGGTGCCTCCTTGCTGCGGGGGCAGGAGGCCTCACTGCAGGCGGATGCACTCACGTTCCCTCTCTCACCTCTCACAGCCCTACTGGTTTACCGTgtcttcagaaatgaagccaaacGCACCACCAAGGTCCTGCATGGGCTGCTGCACGTCTTTGCGCTCGTCATCGCCCTGGTTGGTGAGTTCCTGGGCGCAGCCTTCCCCGCCCCCTGCCTGTCTCTTCAGGTATGGCAAACAGCCGCTTTACCTGCTCTGTTCCCTCCCCAGAGCCGTGATGGGCCCGCCCCCATCCCAAACATCCCCTGCAGGGCCACTGGGTGCTGGCAGCCATTGAACTGGTACTAAAGCCCAGAAGTCCCTGCTAGCTGGTTCCTTGGGTCGTCTTATCCCTTCCTTTTCCACGTCTAACCCTGTCCTCATATGACCTATCTCTGGCCCAGGCTTGGTCGCGGTGTTCGACTACCACAGGAAGAAGGGCTACGCGGACCTGTACAGCCTGCACAGCTGGTGCGGGATCCTTGTCTTTGGCCTGTACTTTGTGCAGGTGAGCCCTTCCAGCGCCCAGGGCCTGTGGCCACCTaccagggaggtgggaggggcaggggagctGGGCTGAAACGTGCCTCATGGAAGGGCCTGTTTTCTGGGGTGTGTGCAGGTGAGAGAGCTGTCTTCCCAGGCCTGTGTGGGTGCAAAGCTAGGATTGGCGGCCAAGGGTGCCCAGCTCCCAGGCGCCCCATGGCTGACTCAGCGTGTTTGGCCACAAGCCCAGCTTTCCGAATCTGCGAGTGTGCCAAGGCCTCAAGTGCTGGGGGACGGGTCCCTTGTCCCTAAGCACTTAGTACTCCTCCCACCACCGTGCTGAGGAGGGAGGAAACCAGGCAGGGCTGAGGGGCTCGCAGTCGCCATGTGAGCGCATGGGCGTGGGCCTGGGCTGACCTCGGCTGCTGGGGTTGCCGGCCGCCCTGTCCCAGAACCACCTTCTTTCCTCCTAGTGGCTGGTGGGCTTCAGCTTATTCCTGTTCCCCGGAGCTCCGTTCTCCCTGCGGAGCCGCTACCGGCCACAGCACATCTTCTTTGGTGCCACCATCTTTCTGCTTTCCGTGGGCACTGCCCTGCTGGGCCTGAAGGAGGCACTGCTGTTCAACCTCGGGTGAGTGTCCTGGGTGGGAGGGGGCAGGCCTGGGCCACCCCTGCACAGACCTCACCCTGCCCTCGGCTTCCCCAGCTGTGGCTTCCTGAGCCATCTCTTGTGGCCTCACAACGGGTGGCTGTAGTTATGCTTGCTAAGAATTGGGTGCATGGggcttggctttggttagctttcttgattttttcctttccaagaaACTTCTGGGCTATGGGCACCCTATTTATTCCCATCACGTAGCAGGATCTGCAGGAGAACTGCTTAGAACTAGAGTATTGATACAGATTTTTACATTAGAGATTGCTGGTTTTACATTAGAGATTGCTGGAGATtgctgttgggggtggggggtggtcgTTCTCTTTGGGTAGGGTagggaggcaggggctggtgCTGGAATCCCTATGACATCTTTAAGGCCCAGGATACGGGCATTTGGCCTGTGACCTCTTGGGCagcttctcccttcctctcaccCCTGCAGGGACAAGTACAGTGCGTTTGAGCCCGAGGGCGTCCTGGCCAATGTGCTGGGCCTGCTGCTGGCCTGCTTCGGTGGGGCGGTGCTCTATATCTTGACTCGGGCTGACTGGAAGCGGCCTTCCCAGGCCGAAGAGCAGGCCCTCTCCATGGACTTCAAGACGCTGACGGAGGGAGACAGCCCCGGCTCCCAGTGATGCACTGGGCCGGCCCTGGGGGTTCACGGGGTGTCTTCTTGCCCACTCCTGCTAAGGCATCTTCAGGATTGCAGGCTCCAGAGAGTGGCTCTGGCAGCAGGCGGGTGGGTGGGCGCAGCTGCGTCTATTTGAGTGCTGCTTTCTGGGGTCAGGTCTCTGcctcctctgcttctcctttctctgctGCTATAGACCAGTTCATTGTGTGTAGCTCCCGTGTCTCTGTTGCCCCCTTCAGTGCAGAAGGCTTTGGGTGGGACTTCGGGTGGTCAGTCCTGGTCTCAGAGCACAGGTCTTTAAAGAAGCGAGACAGGAGGACCCACCCTCCCGGCAGCAGATGCCTGGGGCAAGGCCAGGGGAAACTGGGGGGGCCTCAGGGACAGGCCTGGAAAGGCCACGATGGCTGCTGAATTCAAACAAAGAGTCCCTCCAGCCCAAATAACACGTGGCACGAATGGGCCCAGCCTTTGGCAGAGGAGCAAGTGATATGATGTGTAAAGTATGTTGGTGGTGAGAGCAAGGTTccccaggagaggggagggactgGCCCCTGGGAAGCTCTGAGTGAGGCTGTGGCCCAGCTGTAGTCCTGACCTTCCTCTTCTTTAACCCTCTAGCCCTAGGACGGCTTTGGTGGAGAGGGGATAGAAGCCCATGACTTCAGACAGACTTTCTCCTGGCAGATGGAGGCAGGCCTTCTCCCGGGCTGCTCCAGACATGGGAGTTGGGAATAGGGGGCACCTTGCAGCGCCTTCCTGCTGGGGCTCCCTCCTTGCAGCACCCCCCTTGCAGCTCAGCTCTGGTTTCCTTTCCCAGGCTCACCCAGGCTCTGctcaggctgggaggcagagagcaCAAAccgtagaattttttaaatgaaaaaccgCTGCTTCTGGCTGTGGCTGGGGCCCCTGGGGCTGCTGGAGCTGCTGCCTCTGTTCTGGAGGACGAGGCTTCTCCTTCTTCCCTGGTGCCCGTCTCTCCAGGAAGTCAGGACTGAGGCAGAACCAGGTCATCCCCTGTGGCGTCTGCACATCACTGTAGCCGTATAGAGTGTCATGTTAGCTGAGCCACCATTTGGCTTTGGCCCGGAAATAGTGTGAGTAAAACattgatcaagaccatcctgacgaagacagtgaaaccccatctctactaaaaatgcaaaaaattagttgggcatggtgacgggcgcctgtagtcccagctacttgggaggctgaggcaggagaagggcgtgaacccgggaagtggaacttgcagtgagccgagatcataccattgcactccagcctgggcgacaggctcaaaaaaaaaaaaaaaaaaaaaaaaaaaaaaaagaacattgatCATGTGCTTCTTGGATCTGGTGACTTGGTGACTGTTCTCTCcctgttttccttgtttttgggGGTTTGAGGAGCATGACTTAGCTTGACACAGACACAGTGTACTTCAGTGAAGAACTTAATACAATTTCCAAACCTGATGACCTTAGAGAAAGGGGCCAGTGTTCTCTAATGCTCGCGTTTCCCTTAGTTGGCTTTTGCTGTGGCTCCTGCCTCAGGCAATGTCATTTCTGAGAGCAGGTGGTTGTAGTCCAGGCCCCTCCCCAGCAGGGGCTGCCCAGGCTCCTTCCAGCCCCTTTCCCCACCTCCTCTCAgcctgcctggatgacagtgtTCGCCTCCTGTTTAGACTGTACACTCTTCAGGGGCAGGGGCACCGTCAGTTCTTTCGTGAGCTGGCACGCACATGTATAGTGAAATGTTTACGTTCGGGAAGACTCCGCCTTAGACAAACTACCAAAGTACAATCGTGTCTCTCCCTAGCCAGAATGCTACAGAGAGAAATAGAACCTCAGATTAGCAACAAAAGTCTGTAAACTGGTCTGTTTGCCAAAGTGAACACTGGATGACTAAGGAACCGAAGAAGGCCCCCAGAAGCAGATTTGTGGtgggttattttattttgcctgtgGCCAATCTTCTGTGAAATACAATGTGCTGTTGGTGCAACAGATGATTCAATAAATGTCTACAGCAGACCTCTCGcctgttattttcctttaatgTGGTAATAAAAGGAGCCAGAGCTTTTAGCAGCCAGAAACATGACGTTAGCTCTAGGCCTGAGAGAAACTGAGTatctgcaggctgggcacagaaGGTAAagtgattagtgatattgatcATGGCCTAGGGTCTGAAAAGGCCCAGCGGTTGTCCAGTCTCCACCCAGCAGAGGCACTGTTTCTATGTAGTTAGATAAACCCTTGCTCTCAGCCTGAGAGGGTGGCCTGGAGGGCGGAGCTGCAAAAGCCTGGTAAGAGCCTTGGCAAGGAGAATCTCCCAGTGTTTAATGGACCCCTTTCCCTTTGAAACCAGTCTTTTTGATCCTTAAGAAGAGGAGCAAAGATTTTGGAACAAGCTGAGATTCCACTTTAGATCCACGTACGTGGCTCAGGCAGAAGGTGTGTTTTTGGCAAATTTGGGTGGGACTGCACTGTGCGCTTTGTGCCTTGCCACTTAAAGCAGTggtcccaacc is from Macaca thibetana thibetana isolate TM-01 chromosome 16, ASM2454274v1, whole genome shotgun sequence and encodes:
- the LOC126939558 gene encoding transmembrane ascorbate-dependent reductase CYB561 gives rise to the protein MEGGAAASTPAALPYYVAFSQLLGLTLVAMTGAWLGLYRGGIAWESDLQFNAHPLCMVIGLVFLQGDALLVYRVFRNEAKRTTKVLHGLLHVFALVIALVGLVAVFDYHRKKGYADLYSLHSWCGILVFGLYFVQWLVGFSLFLFPGAPFSLRSRYRPQHIFFGATIFLLSVGTALLGLKEALLFNLGDKYSAFEPEGVLANVLGLLLACFGGAVLYILTRADWKRPSQAEEQALSMDFKTLTEGDSPGSQ